One window from the genome of Gemmatimonadota bacterium encodes:
- a CDS encoding acyl-CoA dehydratase activase: MARFAGVDSGSWNTKAVVIDDAGHVLGTSVVRSGADLTVAAERAYAEALAVAGCSAADVSAVWSTGFGRNAVPFANGSRTELDCHGRGAAFHVQGPLVVIDIGGQDAKVIRIDANGQRLSHRMNRKCAAGTGSFLDEIALRLGIDTAALDPLAAGATEELELSSFCTVFAGTELLTLIRSGRRPADLAMAAYRSLMKRVIAMDVFEGRVVATGGVVAHHPTMVTLLSEATGTEVIVPPHPQEMGAFGAALAARDGAVSVGPGSVPAAPRTTTPTEGDDAD; the protein is encoded by the coding sequence ATGGCGCGCTTTGCCGGCGTGGACAGCGGGTCGTGGAACACGAAAGCCGTGGTCATTGACGACGCGGGCCACGTGCTCGGCACCAGCGTGGTGCGCTCCGGCGCCGATCTTACCGTGGCGGCGGAGCGGGCCTATGCCGAAGCGCTCGCGGTCGCTGGCTGTTCGGCGGCTGATGTGTCTGCGGTGTGGTCTACGGGCTTCGGGCGTAATGCCGTGCCATTTGCGAATGGATCGCGCACAGAACTGGACTGCCATGGCCGTGGCGCGGCGTTTCATGTGCAGGGACCACTGGTGGTGATCGACATTGGCGGACAAGATGCCAAGGTGATTCGGATTGATGCGAATGGGCAGCGGCTTTCGCATCGGATGAATCGCAAGTGCGCCGCAGGCACGGGAAGCTTTCTCGACGAAATCGCCCTCCGGCTCGGCATCGACACAGCCGCGTTGGACCCGCTGGCAGCGGGCGCCACAGAAGAGTTGGAGCTCTCGAGTTTCTGCACGGTGTTTGCTGGCACGGAGCTGCTCACACTCATTCGATCGGGCCGACGTCCCGCCGACTTGGCGATGGCGGCGTACCGATCGCTGATGAAGCGCGTCATCGCGATGGATGTGTTTGAGGGGCGCGTTGTGGCGACCGGCGGCGTCGTCGCGCATCACCCTACCATGGTGACGCTACTCTCAGAGGCGACGGGGACCGAAGTGATCGTGCCACCACATCCGCAGGAAATGGGCGCCTTTGGCGCGGCGCTCGCGGCTCGTGACGGCGCGGTGTCGGTGGGGCCAGGCAGTGTGCCGGCTGCACCTCGCACAACGACGCCGACGGAAGGTGACGATGCCGACTGA